From Saimiri boliviensis isolate mSaiBol1 chromosome 20, mSaiBol1.pri, whole genome shotgun sequence:
AATTCCCACCACCAAGATCACCTCACtcagtactcccagcttcacttcttTAATCCCCACCACTGAGACAACTTCACACAGCACTTTCAGCTTCACCTCTCCCATTTCCACCACCGAGACCACCTCACGCActactcccagcttcacctcttcaatcccgaccactgagaccacctcacacagtactcccagcttcaccccTTCCATCCCCACCACTGAGATCACCTTACAAACTACTCCCAGCCTCACCTCTTCAATCCCCATCACTGAGAcaacctcacacagtactcccagcttcacaTCTTCAATCACAAACACTGAGACCACCGTACACACTACTCCCAGCTTCACCTATTCAATCCCCATCACCAAGACTACCTTACACAGTAGTCCCAGTTTCACCTCTTCAATACCCACCACTGAGACCACATCACAGAGTACTGCCAGCTTCACTTCCTCAATCCCGACCACTGAGACCACCTCAtacagtactcccagcttcacctcttcaatagTCACCACCAAAACCACCTCACAGActactcccagcttcacctcttcaatatCCACCACTGAGACCCCCTCACAtagtactcccagcttcacttcttcaatcCCCATCATCGAgcccacctcacacagtacttcCAGCTTCATTTATTCGACTATGTACTCCACAGCCAGCACATCCACAACTGCCATCACCTCAACTCCTACTTCCTTGGAGACTGGGGTGACCTCCACAGCTGTAACTCCATCTTCTTTGAGTACAGACATCCCGACCACAATATTAATAACTGTTACATCCTCATCTTTGGGCACCAGCACTTCCTTGACTACAGCTACACACCTTCCAACTACACCCACCAATGTCAGTACCTCACCATCCCCAACACACATAATTTCATCTTCTCCCTCCATCTCAAATACAGAAACCTCATCCCTTGTGAGCACACCCTCTCCCACCATTTCCACTGTGAGAACGACCCTCAGAATTACTGAAAACACCCCAATCAGTTCCCCTAGTACAAGCATTCTGGTTACACCTGAAACCCCAACACATACCCCTCCTGTACTGACCTCTGCCACCGGGACACAAACATCTCCTGTACCTACTACTCTCACCTTTGGAAGCACGGATTTCTCCAGGTCCACTCTTCGTACTCTTACCCCATCAACAACCTTGAGCACGATCATGTCAACATCAGAGGTGCCTGTTACTAGCACACATTCATCCACTCTTAAAACAACTCTTTCAACCCTCTCAGTGCAAACTTCACACATGTCTCCAAGTGAGTCTACTACAGAATCTTTCACTAGGGGAAGTACATCTACAAATGCAATCTTGACTCCTTTTAGTACCATCATCTGGTCCTCAACACCTACTACCATAATGTCATTTTCTCCGTCTTCCGCCAGCATAACTCCAGCGTTCTCCACTACCACTCATTCTGCCCCTTCTTCACCACACATTTTCAGCACAGAAAATGTCAGTTCCTCTTCTGTCACAGCCTTTCCTACTCTCTCTTCCGCTGCAACTACCAGCACTTCTCCAACCAGCTCCTCTCCGACCACAACTCTCACCGAAATAACCCCCTTTTCTTACATTTCTCTTCCCTCCACCACAACCTGTCCAGAAACTATAACAATTACAATAGTCCCCGCCTCTCCCACTGATCCGTGTGTTGAAATAGATCCCAGCACTCAAGCTACTTCCACCACCACCCCATTAGCCGTCTTTCCCTTTACTACCGAAATGGTCACCAGTCCCAGCTCCATCAGTCTGCGAACTGCCCTTCCTACACATATGGACACTTCTTCCGTGACTCCAGAAAGTTTGCCCAGCATCACAACCAATGCTTCCAGTTCCACTGGCACTGGGACTATAGCCACGAACACAGTTTTCACAAGTACTCAAATGCCCACCAGTGAGACCTGGCTGAGCACCAGCtccgtgatccccccacctcttCCTGGAGTCTCTACCATCCCACTCACCACGAAACCAAGCACTAGCCTTCCGACTGTCCTGAGGACTTCAAGCAAGTCAACTCGCTCCTCCCCACACACCACCAGGACTTCAGAGACACCAGTGGCCACCACCCAGACTCCTACCACCCTTACGTCACGCAGGACAACTCCCGTCACTTCCCAGATGACCACACAGTCAAGGTTGACCACCACTGCAGGTTGGACCTTCtacctccctcttctccctcctccctcccctgcaaAATTCCTGTGCCACTGAGGTCAGGCTGTATCCTGACCTTCCCTTTCTTCCCGTGTTTCCCAGGCACCTGTGACAATGGTGGAACCTGGGAACAGGGCCAGTGTGTTTGCCGTCCAGGGTTCTCTGGGGACCGCTGTCAGCTCCAGAGCACATGCCAGAATGGGGGTCGTTGGGATGGCCTCAAGTGCCAGTGTCCCAGCACCTTCTATGGCTCCCGTTGTGAGTTTGCTGTGGAACAGGTGGATGTAGGTGAGTCGCCAGAGCTATGCCTTCTACACTTCCCCAGCCTTATCCATGAGTATGACCTGGAGGCACCCATGCCGTTTTGCCCAatccttccctttctgccatctCTCCCATGCCCTCTGCTGCCCTGTGTTGTGCTCCTCTCTCCTCACCCTTAAGAGATGGCTAGGAACCACATTCCTTCCTAAGCCCAATTCTTGACTTGGGCTGCTTGGATATATATCCGTTTCCAACTGTGGCTGTACCAACACACACAAACCTGGCTGCTGAAACAACACGACATTACCATGTTACAATTCTGTAGATCAGAAGTCCGATGCGGGTGTTACTGGGCTGAAATCCAGGCATCACCGGGGCTGTGTTCTCTTCCAGAGGCTCCAGGGAAGCATCCATTTCCTTGCCCTTTGCAGCCTCTGGATCCTCCCATGTTGCGTGTGCCGGGGTCCCCGGCTCCATCTTCCAAGCCAGCAAGGCTGCATCCCTCTGAGGCTTTCTCCCATAGTGTCATCTCACTCTGATGGACTCTGGGCTCCACTATTGCTTCTTCCACTGTTAAGGACTCTGTAAGGACTTTGGATCCTCCTGAATTGTCCATGTTAATTTTTACAAGATCAGCTGATTAGGCCAGgtgtgtggctcacgcctgtaatcccagcactttgggagacagaggcgggcgaatcacctgaggtcaggagtttgagaccagcccggccaacatggtgaaactctatctctattataaacacaaacattagtcaggtatggtagtaggtacctgtaatcctagctactcaggaggctgaggcaggaaaatcgcttgaacccagaacctccgagaaggtggaggttgcagtcagctgagatttcaccactgcactccaggctggatgacagagtgagagcaagactgtctcaaaaaacaaacaaacaaacaaacaaataaacaaacaaacaaacaaaaaaaacccagctgaTTGTcttgtaatctctgcactttggaagtccatggggggaggactgcttaaggccaggagttcaagaccaggctgcgcaacacagtgagaccccatctctacaaaaaaaattttaaaaattacctgggcatggtggcatgtctctatggttctagctactcaggaggctgaggtgggaggatcagttgaggcttggaggtcaaggctgcagtgagcgatgatTCAATCACACTGTTGTGCTCCGGcctgaatgacagaatgagaccctatctcaacaataaaaaagagttAGGCTGATTAGCAATCGAATTCCATCTGCACCTTGGGTTCCCTTGTCATGTAGTATAGCATACTCACAGTTCTGGGGATAAGGACACAGACACCCACCCACCACGGGGATAGCTGGGAGGGACCACAGGAACATCGCTGTGTTCCTGCCTGCTTCCTCTCATCTccacacaatctctctctctctctttctctctctctctctctctctctctctttcctttttttgacagagtcttgctctgtcaccgaggtctgagtgcagtggtgcaatcttagctcactgcaatttctgcctcctgggttcaagtgattctcttgcctcagcctcccgaggcaCAATGCATCCTTGAATTCCTACCTCTGTTTCTGCCTCTGTGCATGAGTCCTCAGGGATCTTGGagaggagcagcaggaggagccTGTGGGTtggggggaggtggtggtggtggtggtggcatcAGACAAAACCAGACAGAGTAGTGACTACGGACATGCATGCTGTGTGCAGACTCAGTGGAGACCGAGGTGACCATGGAAGTGTCTGTCGACCAGGAGTTCTCCTCCGACCTCAACGACAACACTTCCCAGGCCTACAGGGATTTCAACAACACCTTCTGGAATCAGGTAAGGGGTAGGGGGAGGGGAATTTAAGGTTCTCCCCTGGGTGTGAGGTTGGGCATGTGGGTGCCCTCAGGCCTTCAGGTTCAAGACGTGAGCCCTGGGGTCTTTGGCGTTCCAGATGCAGAAGATTTACGCAGATGTGCAGGGCTTCACCTTCAAGGGTGTGGAGATCCTGTCCCTGAGGTAGGAGACCCATCTGGGGATGTGGAGGCGGCATTGGGTGGGGGAAATGTGTGCACAGAAAGAACCCATTCCTTGCTTTTGTAATCATCAGATTTTATAAAGAGAGGGGTGTAGGGAGTTGGAGGGGGTACACAAAGAATCACTCCTTGGGGTATTTTTTTGAGATCGTTTTCTGGGGCTATTTCTCTGGAGGAGGGGTGGTGCCTCTCTTCTTTAGCACGCTGGAAGGAGAGAAGTTACAGGGACATGTGGGAAGGTGGTGTTTGGATTGGTGACTTCGTCTTCCTCTGCTTTGCCCCCTGCTCTACTGGGTGGGTCAGcattagagagagaaagaaagaaagaagaagacagagaggaagagagagtgcaTCCAGGGGCACCTGGTGGACGATGGCGTGATACAACACAAAGAGAACGTCAGGCTGGATGTCagggctcacacttgcaatcctagcgctttgggagggctAGGTCAGTGGATCGCCTGAGagcagttcaagagcagcctagacaacatggtgagaacccacctctacaataataacaatagtaataatgataacaaaatgattagccaggcttggtagtgcATATCTGTAAtttcagatacttgggaggctgaggtgggaggatcacttgagcccaggagttagaggctgcagtcagctataattataacactgcactccagcttggatgacagagcaagactttgtctctaaaaaacacagagagagagagagagagagagagagagaaagggg
This genomic window contains:
- the LOC104652377 gene encoding mucin-3A-like, with the translated sequence MTETTSRTTPRFTSSIPTIETTSYTTPSFTSFIPTTDTISHSTSTITSSIPTTETTAYSTLSFTSSVPTSETTSHSTPIFTSLIPTTETTSRSTPSFTSSIPTTETTSHTSPSYTSSIPTTKTTSRSTPIYTSSIFTTKSTSHSTPSFTSSITISKSTSHTTPSFIPSTITTETISNSTTSYTSSIPTTKTTSHSTPIYTSSIFTTEPTSHSSPSFTSSITISKTTSYTTPSFTSSTTTTETTSNSTTSFTSSTITSKTTSHSTPSFTSSILTTNTTSHGTSSFTSSIATNKMTSHSTFSFTSSIPTTEITSHSTPSFTSSILTTETTSLSTPSFTSSIPTTETTSYSTPSFTSSIVTTKTTSQTTPSFTSSISTTETPSHSTPSFTSSIPIIEPTSHSTSSFIYSTMYSTASTSTTAITSTPTSLETGVTSTAVTPSSLSTDIPTTILITVTSSSLGTSTSLTTATHLPTTPTNVSTSPSPTHIISSSPSISNTETSSLVSTPSPTISTVRTTLRITENTPISSPSTSILVTPETPTHTPPVLTSATGTQTSPVPTTLTFGSTDFSRSTLRTLTPSTTLSTIMSTSEVPVTSTHSSTLKTTLSTLSVQTSHMSPSESTTESFTRGSTSTNAILTPFSTIIWSSTPTTIMSFSPSSASITPAFSTTTHSAPSSPHIFSTENVSSSSVTAFPTLSSAATTSTSPTSSSPTTTLTEITPFSYISLPSTTTCPETITITIVPASPTDPCVEIDPSTQATSTTTPLAVFPFTTEMVTSPSSISLRTALPTHMDTSSVTPESLPSITTNASSSTGTGTIATNTVFTSTQMPTSETWLSTSSVIPPPLPGVSTIPLTTKPSTSLPTVLRTSSKSTRSSPHTTRTSETPVATTQTPTTLTSRRTTPVTSQMTTQSRLTTTAGTCDNGGTWEQGQCVCRPGFSGDRCQLQSTCQNGGRWDGLKCQCPSTFYGSRCEFAVEQVDVDSVETEVTMEVSVDQEFSSDLNDNTSQAYRDFNNTFWNQMQKIYADVQGFTFKGVEILSLRNGSIVVDYLVLLEMPFSPQLENEYEKVKTALKEGLQNASQDVDSCQDSQTLCFKPDSIKVNNDSRTELTPKAICRRAAPEGYEEFYFPLVEATRLRCVTKCTSGVDDAIDCHQGQCILERSGPACRCFSTDTHWFSGPRCEVAVHWRALVGGLAAGAALLLLLLLALGARAVRSRGGGGQGRGRSWDQDRKWFEIWDEEVVGTFSNLGFEEDDRTDKDKNFYVDLENVDTTMKVHIKRPEMTSSSV